The following DNA comes from Bradyrhizobium manausense.
CGCGAGCTACATTTCCGAGGTCGTGCTGGCGCTCGAGCCGTGGGCTGCGCGGCTGAAGATGCCGCTGATCACCCCCGGCGCCGCTTCGAACGAGATCACCAAGGCGATCCACAATGACTACGAGAAGAACAAGTACACTTTCCACGGCTATCTGACGTCAGCCTCGCAAGCGCAACTCGTCTGCGACGCCGCCAAGGACCTGCTCGTCGACAAGATGCACATGAAGACCGTCGCGATCATGAGCGAGGACGCCGCCTGGACCAAGCCGCTCGACGTCGGCTACGAGGCCTGCCTGCCCAAGGCGGGCTTGAAGGTCGTCGAGCATGTGCGCTTCTCGCCCGATACCACCGACTTCACGCCGATCTTCAACAACATGGAAGCCAAGAAGCCTGACGTGATCGTCACCGGCATCTCGCATGTCGGCGTGCAGCCGACGGTGCAGTGGAAGAACCAGCAGGTGCCGATCCCGATGTTCGGCATCAGCGCGCAGGCGCTGAGCCCGACCTTCTGGAAGGACACCAATGGCGCTGCCGACGGCGTGCCGTCGCTGGCGGTTGCGACGCCTGACGTTGCGGTTACGTCGAAGACAAAACCGTTCGCGGCGGCCTTCAAGGCCAAGTTCGGCACGCCGCCCGCCTATACCGGCTACACCGCCTATGACGAGGTCTACATCATCACCGACGCGATCAAGCGCGCCGGCTCGACCGATCCGGACAAGATGGTCGCGGAGATGGAGAAGACCGACTTCGAGGGCACGATCGGCCAGATCAAGTTCTACGGCAAGGACGACGAGTTCACCCACGGCATCAAGTCCGGCCCCGGCGCGGTCACCGGCCTCGTCTTCCAGTGGCAGGACCAGAAGCAGGTCGTGGTCTGGCCGGAAAAGATCGCGGAAGGCAAGCTGAAGTTTCCGAACTTCGTGAAGCTGTCGCAGTAAATATTGGAAGGGCGGCTCCGCAAACGCGCAATGCCCGGGCATGGCCCGGGCATTGTCGTTCTTGCGTACGCGCTTGACGCACCCTTGGAGTGAAGCACCTTGCAAATTCGGCAGGGTCGATCACAGTAAGGCCGCACGCAGGCAGCCTAAGAATCTGCGGCTCATCAAGGAGGACGCATGCTCCCCTATGTCGCCCACGACCCCCGCTTCGATCGACTGGTCTTCGGCCATGTCAATCTCGAGAAGCTCACCAATGGCGATTGTCGCTGGGCCGAGGGCCCCGCCTACTTTCCAGCCGGGCGCTACCTGATCTGGTCCGACATTCCGAACAACCGGATGATGCGGTTCGACGAGACCGACGGATCGGTGTCGGTATTCCGCTCGCCGAGCTTCAACTCCAACGGCAACACCACCGATCGCCAGGGCCGGCTGGTCAGTTGCGAGCATTTCATGCGGCGCGTCACCCGGACCGAGCACGATGGCTCGACCACCGTGCTGGCAGATG
Coding sequences within:
- a CDS encoding ABC transporter substrate-binding protein → MRSSTVLGSALLTSALALCLAAPAYAQSNDPIKIGVIAEVQSIAGAATPGGAQIAADEINAKGGILGRKIEIVTYDNKSSSADSVRAFQRAVSEDKVSAVIASYISEVVLALEPWAARLKMPLITPGAASNEITKAIHNDYEKNKYTFHGYLTSASQAQLVCDAAKDLLVDKMHMKTVAIMSEDAAWTKPLDVGYEACLPKAGLKVVEHVRFSPDTTDFTPIFNNMEAKKPDVIVTGISHVGVQPTVQWKNQQVPIPMFGISAQALSPTFWKDTNGAADGVPSLAVATPDVAVTSKTKPFAAAFKAKFGTPPAYTGYTAYDEVYIITDAIKRAGSTDPDKMVAEMEKTDFEGTIGQIKFYGKDDEFTHGIKSGPGAVTGLVFQWQDQKQVVVWPEKIAEGKLKFPNFVKLSQ